The sequence ATTATAGTTGAGATTTGGTTTGGATATCACACATTTGCTTCCTTCATGGACCCCAGGTTCCCGAATTTTGGTTTTGCTGCTAATTATTCTTCAAATGCATTGAAGGCATTGGGCTCTTCAATTCAAGCTGGAAGAGCTGGGGCTGAGTACTGCACAGATACCATATTACGTCTTGATTCCACGGGTCcttcaattccaaacatcacaGGTTCAAAGGGCATCAAACGTAAGTGGGGTTTGATGAGTGGATCCATGAATCAGCAAACAGGCTCTTCATTGTCTCTAGGGCTGGGCCTTTCATCAAGTTCCTCAGACAGTAAGGGAAATTCAGCAACTGCTTGCACTACGATGTCTTCAGCCAAAGAAACTGATGATGAGTATTCCATGGATCTTGAATTGAATTTCACGCTCAATCTTGGCAGTGAAAAGATGTCCAGCCCAAAGAAATTTGCCAATGCGTGTTTGAAAGGGCTGGACCTGGAACACAAGGTCGACCTGGAGTTAAGTCTCTCAACTGGTCCCTCTGAATCTGATATAACTAGTGTTCATGTAAGCTCATCTCATTTTGGCATGGAGATGCCACTGACTGTCAGTGCAACTCCAATTGCTGATGAAGGAGCAACATCATCTCGTTGGAAAACAGGTACTGGTTTGATGCCTCCGCAGACTTCACAGAACAAAGAGGTGAGTTTTTTCTTCGATCAGGTTCCAGGAAATAGTGATCCAACTTATATTGTTCCAGACCAAACATCAAGTGTTATAACAACACCAAAAAGTTCAGTCACCTGCACTTCCGGTATAACAAAGCAACAGCAACCACAACATCGCAGCTCTAGTTCCAAGACATGCCAGGTTGAGGGATGCGGAAAGGGAGCTAGAGGTGCTTCTGGACGTTGTATTTCTCATGGTGGTGGTCGGAGGTGTCAGAAGCCTGGCTGCCATAAGGGAGCTGAGGGTCGAACTGTGTACTGCAAGGCTCATGGGGGTGGCAGACGTTGTGAATTTCTTGGGTGCACTAAAAGTGCTGAGGGCCGTACAGATTTCTGTATTGCCCATGGTGGCGGGCGGAGATGTTGTCGTGAGGGTTGCACCCGAGCCGCCAGAGGGAAATCAGGATTGTGCATCCGGCATGGTGGAGGCAAGAGATGCCAGAaagaaaattgcacaaagagtGCTGAAGGCTTATCTGGACTTTGCATTTCACATGGTGGTGGTCGTCGATGTCAAACATTGGGATGCACAAAAGGGGCACAAGGGAGTACGATGTTCTGCAAGGCACATGGTGGTGGCAAACGGTGCACATTTCCAGGGTGCACTAAGGGTGCTGAAGGGAGCACACCTTTTTGTAAGGGCCATGGAGGAGGTAAAAGATGTGCGTTTCAGGGTGGTGGGGTGTGTACAAAGAGTGTGCATGGAGGGACCAACTTTTGTGTTGCACATGGTGGTGGTAAGAGGTGTTGTATTCCTGAGTGCACAAAAAGTGCCAGAGGACGGACTGACTATTGTGTCCGTCATGGTGGTGGTAAGAGGTGCAAGTTTGAAGGGTGTGGCAAGAGTGCACAAGGTAGCACGGATTTTTGCAAGGCACATGGTGGAGGAAAGAGATGCTCTTGGGGCCATCCTGGTTCAGAATATGGCAACCAACCTATTGGTCCATGTAGCTCATTTTCGCGGGGCAAAACAGGTCTTTGTGCACTTCACAGTGGACTTGTGCAGGATAAGAGGGTTCACGGAGGTGTCACTTTGGGGCCTATGGTTGTGGACCCTAAACTAAGCAAGTCCAAGAATATGAAAGAGGTCATTGATGTTGAAGACATGAATGTTGATGTTGTGAAAATGGGGAACGCTGTAGGAAACTTGGCAGTCAGTTCATATTCCGATTTGAAGCAACAGGGATTGCCAAATGACCATACAATTGTTAAGAAAGGAGGCCTCTCAGCAACGCCAGTTTTTGTTCCAGAAGGTAGGGTGCACGGGGGAAGTTTGTTGGCAATGCTTGCAGGCAGTTCTGGTCATGGCTCAAGCAGTGAACGGTCTGACTGGTGACCCATCAGAGTCTAGTAAATCTTGCATGATGCCCCAAAGCTGGATGTGagatttctttcttgtttgatgTGTTGTCTTGGCATTTTGCAGAGTTTCTGCTCATGTCCTTTGCTTTCAGTATGTTTAGGCCTTGCGATATTAGGAGTTGTTCTCATTCCTTGTTGCATACATGTTGGGCTATTTGGGAAAATCAATTAGGATGTAGGTAGTGGTGATTAATTTGGGTCAGGTCGTCTGTGcttttttattgtaaatatctatataaaaataatgtcAGCAGGTTATTGTGGTAACAGGTTATGCCTCCTGTAAGGTCAGTTTGTGGACAACTGATTATGATAAAAGCCCATTGGGAATGTAGGTGTTACCATTTTCATAGTGTTAAACTTCGAGTTAATTTACTGGTTTTAATCTGCGTTATTTACAAGCCCTTTGTTGCAATGTAAATCACTATAGCTGTTTATGGAAGTTTTATACATTAATCTttgtagttttcttttatattggTAATGCAAGTAGTTTTAAttgtcaaaataaatttttctttctttctatttattaGGGTTCTTCAATGGTGAAGACCCGCATCATCAGGTTCTCCTCCCCATCCTGAGAGAATTGCTTTTCTGCTTTAATTGCTTAGTTTTGTTAAGTTTTCTCCTTTATGTGAAAATTCTGAACTAGTTAGTTTTGTTCTAACTTCTAACGGGTAGAACATTGAACTTCATCCCCTGATAGAAACTCCCACATTGGAAAGATAGAGGAGTTAAGTGTTGTTTATAAGGAGGGCAATGCCACTCTTTAACATGTCCAATAAGTTTTTGGTATTATGGAGGCCTGTTGGATTACAGTCGGTCCATGGGTGCATGCGCCAATGGATTCGGGTTGGGCCTGTTGAACTGTTAGGGTCCATGGGTGCATGCGTCAATGGATTCGGGTTAGGCCCGTTGAACTGTTAGGGTGGAGTTTGGGCCTGAACTCTTTAGAGCCCATAAAACACTGGTATGGAGGGATCCTTATTATCTCCATTGTAATGGTTTTTATGAAACACTAGTATGGGGAGGTCGTTATCATTCCCATTGtaatggtttttattttttaaaggacgaagcctatttgatgccttaaattTTCAACTCttttgttttgagttttgatctTTTGATCCAGCAAAAAAACAAGGGAAAAGGAAATAGGTTCAAATACCTATCAGACAACGGTAGGTAaatgtaaattttatttttctgtgatGTAAACATCCTTAGAGCCACACCCAGGAAATTCTACATTACTGCCATACAAATTTAATCAGCTATGCATTCTCATGCTTGAATTTAGCCTTCTTTGAGAGCTCATCAACTGCTTCAACCAAATGATCAAGCCGAGCCACGAACTCAATGAGCAAGGAAGTGAAGGTTGCAAGTGAAAGAGCTGCAGTGCTTTCCAGTGCCCTCATCCTTGGTAGAAAATCTGTTCCAAGGTTTCCATCTTCTTCAAATGCATCCACCTCCCTTGACGGCCATGAATGTAACCTTCTTGATTGCTTCCTCATCATCTCATGGTAAGACTCTGCCTGTGCAGGTGGGAGAGTCCCAGAAGGCATGTTTTGGGCGATAGGGTTCAAATTCTTTTCAACACTATTACTGTCAAAATCAGGCGATTGGTTTGAAAGGTCATAGAGGTTTGATGAAAGGGTGTGAGACAGGCTTGGAAGTGGCTTGCTAATGTTATCATGAGGATCATAGTTTGAGGTGAGAAGATAGGAATGCATGTCTATGGCACGTTGGAGTCGCTCGGTGGAGCTATGGACCTTCTTCAGTATGCTGGTTTTGAGGCTTCGCTTCATGTCACCAATGTCTTTGCCTAATCTCCTCATTATCTCTGCCGCCTGTTTTGTTGCATCTTGAATCTCTGATTGGAATGTGATTCGAAGGTTGAAAGGTGCCTGCAAACGAATCAGAAAGGTATGTGCTCAAGTAACTCATCATGCTTCAGCTATACAACAAAAGTTATTTCATATGTCAAATTgatctctcttttaatttatttatgcaAACATTTGCTGGTAAAATTTGTGCACAATTTTATTAAAGGCCCTCTCTTGTGTCCAATCACTAGATGAAGGCAGAAAGCATAATTCGCATGCTCTTAATGTCTAGAAAGAAACTAGTTATGAAACAAGACCATAAGAATCTTTGTCATGCTCGTTATGGTGGCAACATTTCAAAGTTTTTGCTACAAGAGAATAAAATGAGTATGTATTCCTGTTTTTCTGTTACTGCCATTTAGCATTTAAGCGCTTGATGATTCATTATTCTAAGGCCATCATGAACCCCTCATGGAATAGATTCACAGTATATCCTTTTGTTTTCCAAAAATCATGAAGCTGAAGTTTTCTTGGaattttgcattatttttgtgtatTGCTGGGAGAAAGGTTCTGATTCTACTTAGAGGAATATTTATATACGTATTTAGTGAATATATTCCCCCAAAGTTTCAGTAGGAAGTAAACATGTGCAGGATACCTGAATCTCAGAGTGGAGAACACCGTGAAGTGCCATAACCTCGTAAGCACAATACCGTAGAACTACTACTACTTTAACATACTCCGACCAAGGATAGAAGAAGTGTCGGAACCTGCCATGTGGAGGCTCCCATTTTGCTGAGTTAGCCTTTTTCAGTGAAACAATGGGTCATTGTTAGTACTTGCAGTGAGATTGAACTTATAGGATATATTATCATAGTacgaaataaaagaaagaagcgGATAGATATACTACCAAAGTCTCAAGTTTCGCTGATGAGTTTAGTGTAGTTTTGCATCTCTGATACGCAGGCTCATCTGGGAACTCATCCATAATTGTCTTGGAGAACTCGGGATGATCTAACCCATCATCTTCTAAATATTTCTTCACACATTCTGAAATGTCCAATTTATAAAAAAGCTTAAAATTT is a genomic window of Tripterygium wilfordii isolate XIE 37 chromosome 16, ASM1340144v1, whole genome shotgun sequence containing:
- the LOC119980264 gene encoding aluminum-activated malate transporter 9-like; its protein translation is MHGKKGSIEINILPATKTKQPEFGKKFDNKALSCKAWIWSVWEFCKEDTNRVKFAFKVGIAVLLVSLLILVQAPYEIFGTNIIWSILTVAIMFEYTVGATFNRGFNRALGSLLAGILAIAVAQLALRSGRIAEPIIIGISIFFIGTITSFMKLWPSLVPYEYGFRVILFTFCLIIVSGYRMGNPIRTAMDRLYSIAIGGFVAVLVNVLVFPIWAGEQLHKELVKCFDSVADSLEECVKKYLEDDGLDHPEFSKTIMDEFPDEPAYQRCKTTLNSSAKLETLANSAKWEPPHGRFRHFFYPWSEYVKVVVVLRYCAYEVMALHGVLHSEIQAPFNLRITFQSEIQDATKQAAEIMRRLGKDIGDMKRSLKTSILKKVHSSTERLQRAIDMHSYLLTSNYDPHDNISKPLPSLSHTLSSNLYDLSNQSPDFDSNSVEKNLNPIAQNMPSGTLPPAQAESYHEMMRKQSRRLHSWPSREVDAFEEDGNLGTDFLPRMRALESTAALSLATFTSLLIEFVARLDHLVEAVDELSKKAKFKHENA
- the LOC119980263 gene encoding uncharacterized protein LOC119980263, translating into MDPRFPNFGFAANYSSNALKALGSSIQAGRAGAEYCTDTILRLDSTGPSIPNITGSKGIKRKWGLMSGSMNQQTGSSLSLGLGLSSSSSDSKGNSATACTTMSSAKETDDEYSMDLELNFTLNLGSEKMSSPKKFANACLKGLDLEHKVDLELSLSTGPSESDITSVHVSSSHFGMEMPLTVSATPIADEGATSSRWKTGTGLMPPQTSQNKEVSFFFDQVPGNSDPTYIVPDQTSSVITTPKSSVTCTSGITKQQQPQHRSSSSKTCQVEGCGKGARGASGRCISHGGGRRCQKPGCHKGAEGRTVYCKAHGGGRRCEFLGCTKSAEGRTDFCIAHGGGRRCCREGCTRAARGKSGLCIRHGGGKRCQKENCTKSAEGLSGLCISHGGGRRCQTLGCTKGAQGSTMFCKAHGGGKRCTFPGCTKGAEGSTPFCKGHGGGKRCAFQGGGVCTKSVHGGTNFCVAHGGGKRCCIPECTKSARGRTDYCVRHGGGKRCKFEGCGKSAQGSTDFCKAHGGGKRCSWGHPGSEYGNQPIGPCSSFSRGKTGLCALHSGLVQDKRVHGGVTLGPMVVDPKLSKSKNMKEVIDVEDMNVDVVKMGNAVGNLAVSSYSDLKQQGLPNDHTIVKKGGLSATPVFVPEGRVHGGSLLAMLAGSSGHGSSSERSDW